TCGTTTCCTTTTGGATCTCTGGCAAAATTTGCCACCAAGCCTTTGGCAAATTCCAACGCTTTGGCTTCACCATGATTCGCGATGATAGACGCTAAAAGCGATTTATTGTATGCTGCAGAAGAGCTACGGGTAAGGAGCTTGCCTTTAAATTTAGGATCGCTCAGATCAAGGTAACTTCCAAGCTCTTTTTCAGAGATTTTTTCGGGATTGTAAACAAATATACGCGCACGTTTTGTAAGACCAAACCATTCATTGTCACTATCTCTTAAGTGTGCAGGAATATTTTCAACAAGCGTTTTAGAAACGATAGGCTGTAAAAGATGCTCTTCTTTAGCTTCATATAAATTGCCAATATCTGATGTGATTAACATATCAGCAGGTGAATTTGCACCCTCAATTTTCAGCTTTGAAACAAGCTCTTCAGCTTTAGCGGTAATGACATTAACCTTAATGCCACTCTTTTTTTCAAACGCTTCAAAGAGCAGTTTATCGCTGTCGTAGTGCCTGTGGGAATAGACATTGATTTCACTTGCTAGTGCAAAACTCGATGCAATGCTAAGCCCTAAAAATGCTTTTAAGATGTTGGAGGAAATACTCATTATAGCTATCCTTGTACTAATTTTGTGATGGAAGCATAATATAAAACTCTTTAATAAGTCATAATAACCATTATCAATTAAAAAGTTAAAGCCTATTTTATTTTTTGATACGGTTCATTCTAGTGCGCTTATTACCTTTTAAAAGAGAAGTAATTTTGTATACAAACCAAGAGTAGCCTTATCCAAAATAACTACTTTTAAACTGTTAAATAAACCTTAAATACCTTGGAGTAGAATGAATTTACTTTCAAACTATTAGGAGGAATTCATGGTTAAAAAACTTTCTTTCGCACTGATGGTAGCGACACTTCCCCTTTCCCTCTTTGCGGCTGAAACCAAAGTAGCACTCAACCTTGCAACAGCAACTGGCGTTGGTGAAAAAATCGGCGAAGTTACTATTTCTGAGACAAAATACGGTCTGGTATTTACCCCTTCTATTAAAGGCGTTCCAGCAGGCATTCATGGTTTCCATGTCCATGCAAATCCTAGTTGTGAACCCTTAAAAGCAGCCGATGGCAAAGTAACGCCCGCAGGAGCGGCAGGTGGGCACTTTGACCCAAAAGCGACCAATGCACACAAAGGTCCTTACAGTGATGATGGTCACTTAGGCGATCTTCCTGCACTTTATGCCGATGCCAACGGTGACATCACAACACCTGTTCTTGCTCCAAGACTTACGTCACTGGATCAAATCAAAGAACATGCTTTGATGCTTCATGCAGGTGGAGACAATCACTCTGACCATCCAGCAATGCTTGGCGGGGGTGGTGCTCGTGTCGCATGTGGTGTTATCAAATAATTACACTCTCAAAGAGAGGAGAAAGCTCCTCTCTTTTCTCTCTTTTATTCCTCTTTTTGCCTCACAATAACAGTGTAAAATACTCAAACTTTTTTCGTCTTTAGTAGCTCTCTTAAAAAAAGCTTTTCTACCAAAATAAGTTTTAAATTTTATACATTACTATATTGATAAACATACTTGACAATACCCTAGTAAAATGCTATTATTCTCCAAATTAAAAAGGAGGCAACATGGTAGAGCACAAAAAACGTAGTATCGTTAAAGCGATCTCTTGGAGAACACTCGGAACGGTTGACACCATGTTGATCAGTTTTATCGTCACGGGAAGCCCACTTGCCGCCGTTTCTATCGGAGCGTTTGAGCTTCTCACCAAAACATTGCTATACTATTTTCATGAAAGAGCGTGGAATAAAATCGATTTTGGTCGCCAAAAAACACAACCAGAGTATCAAATATGAGCCAAACATACGAAATTAAGGTCGCAGAAGCGATTAACACACTTCAAGAACTCATTGGAGCCAAAGCTCTTAAAGTCACGTTGGCATTTAGCCATCAAAGTGAAGATGCCATCAACATCTCACTTGCGCAAAAAGCGGGCATTGAGTTTGATCTGTTTACCCTTGAAACCCATAAGCTTTTTGATGAGTCATTAGCCTATGAAAAAGAGATCGAAACCTTTTTTGGCGTTGCGATCAAACGCTTTAGCGCAAGTGATGAACAGATCAAAGCATTGGAAGCAAAGGTCGGAGAGTTTGGCATTTTTGATAACATTGATCTGCGCAAAGAGTGTTGTCATGTACGTAAACTCATCCCTTTAGCACAGGCACTTAAGGGGTATGATGGCTGGATCAGCGGTATTCGCATCGCACAGTCGATTACAAGAAGCGATACAAAACTGGTAGAGTTTGACGGCAAATTTGAACTCTTAAAGTTCAACCCACTCACCCATTTTAGCGATGAGGACGTGGAGCGTTATATGCACGAAAATGCCATTCCTCAAAATGCCTTATACGCCAAAGGCTTTAAAAGCATCGGCTGTAAGCCCTGTACACGCGCCATTAAAGAAGGCGAAGATATCAGAGCAGGCAGATGGTGGTGGGAAAACCCAGAACATAAAGAGTGCGGATTGCATCTGCATAAGGAGAAGTAAGTAATGGATCATTTAGACAGACTCGAAGCCCAGAGTATCTACATTTTGCGAGAAGCGTACAGAAGCTTCCCAAACCTTGCCATGCTTTGGAGCATCGGCAAAGATAGCACGGTACTTTTGTGGCTCACACGAAAAGCATTTTTTGGGCATGTGCCGTATCCGCTCGTGCACATCGACACGGCGTTTAAAATTCCTGAGATGATCAAATACCGCGATGAAATCGCGATTCAATGGGACTTAAACTTAGTCGTTGGACAAAACAAAGAAGCGCTTGCAAAAGGTGAGACCTTTGTGAATGGACTTGATCGCCTCAGCTGCTGTAAAAAACTTAAAAGCGACGCGCTCAAAAATACGCTTGATGGAACATGGGCACGCCGTAAATGGAATCCTTACAAAAAAGTATGGGAAGATGAGTTGAACGGCTCACCTTACACGGGTGTTATTGTCGGCGTTCGTGCAGATGAAGAAGGCAGTCGCTCCAAAGAGCGTGTTTTCTCAGCGCGTGATGAAAAAAGTGAGTGGGATGCCAGTACCCAACCACCAGAGCTTTGGAATCAGTACAAAACCGATTTTGCACCAGGTACGCATGTGCGCATTCACCCACTTTTAGAGTGGACGGAGCTGAACATTTGGGAGTATATCGAGAGGGAAAATATTCCTATTATCAACCTCTATTTTGATCAAGGTAATGGCAAACGATACCGTTCTTTAGGATGTTTTCCATGTACGGCACCTGTCGATTCACAGGCTCGTAATCCAAAAGAGATCATCGAAGAGCTCACCTCTGGTAAGTTTAAAGACATCGCGGAACGTTCAGGCCGAGCGCAAGATAAAGACGGTGGTGGCACACTTGAAGCACTAAGAAAAGAAGGATATATGTAATGCAAAGACTCAATATTGTCATCACAGGACACGTCGACCACGGTAAGAGTACGCTCATTGGAAGGCTTCTTGCCGACACCGACTCATTGCCACAAGGAAAACTGGAGAGCGTGAAAAAGATGTGCGAAAACAACGCACGTCCGTTTGAGTACGCTTTCTTGCTTGACGCACTTGCCGATGAGCAGAAACAAGGCATTACCATCGACAGTGCACGCGTCTTTTTTCAAAGTAAAAAACGAGAGTACATCATCATCGATGCACCTGGTCACATCGAATTTTTGAAAAACATGATCAGTGGAGCGTCACGTGCTGAGGCGGCTTTGCTTCTCATTGACGCCAAAGAGGGTGTGGCTGAAAACTCCAAACGTCACGGTATGTTGCTCTCACTTTTAGGCATCAAACAAGTGGCGATTGTGGTCAATAAAATGGACTTGGTTAATTTTAGTGAAATCGCCTTTACGAAATTGAAAGTGGAATACAGCGAGTACCTCGCAACACTGGGCATTAAAAGCGACATTTTCATTCCTATCAGTGCGCGTGAAGGTGTGAACCTCATCGAGCATTCTGCCTCAACGCCATGGTATAAAGGACCAACGGTTTTAGAAATTTTAGATAGTTTCAAAAGCGTGGAAGAAAAAGAGAATGATGACTTTAGAATGCCATTACAAGATGTGTACAAGTTTACACGTGACAACGATGACCGTCGAATTTATGCGGGAACCGTGACTAGTGGTGAGCTCAATGTCGGTGATGAAGTGGTTTTTTACCCTTCACTCAAACGCTCCAAAGTCGCAAGCATCGAGAGTTTTAACACCGAAGTGAAAACGAGTGTCAAAGAAAGCGAAGCCATTGGGTTTACGCTTGAAACACAAATTTACGTGCGAAACGGTGACGTAGTAGCACGTGCAGACCAGAGTGCGCCTAGAGTTAGTAACCGATTTGAAGCGAATCTTTTTTGGTTGGGTGTAAAGCCACTAGAGCTTGATAAACCGTATAAAATAAAGATCGGTTCGGCGCAAAGTACCATCTATCTTGAAGAGATCAAACGTGTCATCGATGGCGATACGCTAGATCGTGCCGATGAGCCAAGTGTGGGACGCCATGAAGCAGCATGTGTTATCTTTAGGGTACACGATCTTTTGGCGATGGAGCTTTTTGCGGAAAACCAAAAGCTAGGTCGTTTTGTCATCGTCGATGAGTTTGACATAGCAGGCGGTGGTATCATCACTGAAGTGTTAGAGCAGTACACAACGAGGCGCACAAAGTCTTTACATGTAAACTCTGTTTTGGTTGACAAAGCAGGCGAAAGTGCAGAGTTTGAAGAGGAGCTTTTTGCCCTACTTCGTAAACATTTCCCACATCAATTTAATTAAGGAATAGAGAATGAAATTAACCATTAACGGAGAAGCAAAAGAGATTAAGGACGGCGTAACGCTTCCAGAATTACTCATTATTGAAAATGTTGAACAACCCGACATGGTCTCGGTGCAACTCAATGACGAATTTGTAAGACAAGACGAACACAAAAGTATCACACTTAAAGAGGGCGATGAGATCAACTTTTTATACTTCATGGGAGGTGGCGCGTGAAAGAGTTTAGCGATGAGGAATTAGAGCGTTATTCGCGCCACATCATCCTTCAAGATGTCGGCATAGAAGGTCAAGAGAAGATTGCTAATTCTAAGATTTTAGTGATCGGAGCAGGCGGACTTGGCTCTCCTGTAGCACTTTACTTAGCCGCAGCAGGTGTTGGAGAAATCGGCATCGTGGATGGTGATGTGGTTGATCTTTCAAACCTTCAACGTCAAGTCATTCACGCCACAGCCGACATCGGTGTACCAAAAGTTCTCTCGGCTAAAGCGAAAATGGAAGCGATCAACCCAAATGTTAAAGTGACCGTGTATCAAAAGTTTTTGGATGCTTCCAACATTTTGGACATTATCAAAGGGTATGACTTTGTCATTGATGGAACCGACAATTTTTCGGCGAAATTTTTGATTAACGATGCGTGTATCTTGGCAAATGTACCTTATTCACACGGTGGCATTTTACGTTTTGGTGGACAAACGATGACCATTAAACCTCACGAGAGTGCATGTTACGCGTGTGTGTTTGATAGCCCTCCACCTGCGAATGCGATTCCTACATGTTCAAGTGCAGGTATTTTAGGAGCGGTTGCGGGTATGCTTGGAACCATTCAAGCCGCAGAAGCACTCAAATACATCGTCGGTGTCGGTGAACCACTCTACAACAGACTCTTAACCTTTGATGCCAAAACGATGAACTTTAGAAATGTGAATTTCAAAAAAAACCCAAAATGCCGCGTCTGTGGTGGAGAGGGAATTAAAGAGATACGCGACTACGAAGCCGTTGTATGTGAGGCAAAATTATGATAAAAATCCCACAAAGCGTGTACGATGAAATCGTCGCACACGCACTTAGAGATAACCCGATTGAAGCGTGTGGTTATCTTGCAGGCATCAATGGCGAAGTGAAATACGCCATCCCTATGAAAAATACGGATGCAAGCAATGAACACTTCAGCTTTGATCCGCAAGAACAGTTTGATGCGTTTAAAAAGACGCAAAAAGAGGGGCTTAGACTTATTTCCGTCTATCACTCTCACCCAGAAACACCCGCTCGTCCGAGCGAAGAGGACATTCGTTTAGCATTTGATCCTAATGTCAGTTATATTATCGTCTCACTTGCAGGCGAGGTTCCTGATATGAAGTCATTTATTATTAAAAATAAAACGGTTGAAAAAGAAGAAATTAACATTATTTAAAGTCCGTAAAGCGCGTTGTAAAATGTAAAACAGCTTACGAAACAACCTTCTATCGACACGGCTGAGGCACGATGGGAGCCCCGAAACGCTCCGCTTATTCGTCCCATCGGCTCAAAGTGTCTCTTTCAGGTCATTTCTTCGCGTTTTACTCTGAACTGCTTTACAGTTTTACATGTAACGATAAGGAGTTACGATTATGAGTAGATATGAAATTCCCCAAATGGTCTATGAAGACCTTGAAGTTTTTAAAAAAAACCATGCCGAGTTTTTGGCTGGAACGCTTGATGAGCTTACCTTTAAAACAATGCGAGTCCCTTTTGGTGTGTATGAACAACGCGCGGCCAACACTTTTATGGTGCGTATCAAACTGGCTGGCGGCATCTTAACCCCCAAACAACTTTTAACGCTCTCCGACTTAGCTGAAAAGTACGCGCACGAGGCAATTCATATCACCACACGTGGTGGCGCACAGCTTCACTATGTCAAGATTGAAGACATCATCGACATTATCACAACATTGCACAGCATCGACCTCAGTGGTCGTGGTGGCGGAGGCAATACCGTCCGTAACGTTATGGCTGACCCACTCGCAGGAACGGCTAAAGATGAGATTTTTGATGTCTCTCCGTATGCCCTTGCGATGACCTCTAAGATGCTAGAGCAAAAAGACTCGTTTGCACTTCCACGAAAGTTCAAAATCACCTTTAGTGGCTCAGAAGCAGACCGTGGTTACGCCACGATTCACGATGTTGGCTTTATCGCTAAGATTCAAGATGGCGTGAAAGGCTTTAAACTCTTTACCGCTGGTGGTATGGGTGCAAAATCACGCTTGGGAACACTGTTGCGTGACTTTGTGCCAGATACTGAAGTCTTTTTGTACTCTCAAGCGATCAAACAAGTGTTTGACAAATACGGTAACCGCAAAAACAAACATGCTGCACGCCTTCGCTTTTTATTTGAAGATCTTGGTCTCGAAGAGTTTAACAAACTCCTTGACGTGGAGCTTAAAGCGGTAAAAGCCAAAGGTGACTGGGAGATGCCAATCACTGAAATTGAGCGTGACTTCGGCGACACAACACATGAGCCTTTCGCTGTTCCTGAAAATATTAAAAAATGGTGGAACCGTTACGTGTACGCCCAAAAACAAGAAGGGCTTTACGGATGTAAAGTGCCTGTGCATTTAGGCGACATTCATTTCGAAAATGCACGCAACCTTGCCAATGCACTGCTTCCATTTGGTGAAGACGTGCTTCGTTTTACAGGCGATCAAAACCTTTACATCAGAAACCTAACAGCGCCTCAAATGGCAAGTTTGCACGACATCTTGCAAAATTTCTCGAAAGATGTGGCAAAACCAACGCTCTTTGGTGATATGGTCGCGTGTACCGGTGCAGCAACGTGTCAGCTGGGCATTGCTCGCCCTCGTGGTGCAGTCGATGCGATTCAAAAGCGTCTCAATAAACTCATTGATGAACGTGACTATGATGCTCTTCAAGGATTTAAAATCCATTTATCGGGTTGTCCGAACAGTTGTGGAAAACACCTCATCGGCGATCTTGGATTTTTCGGAAAAGTTCAACGCAATGAGGGCTACTCCTACCCTGCCTACAACGTCGTAGCAGGTTCACGCACCCATGGTGATGGCAGTGTGTACGCGCAAAAAGCGGGTGATGTTGCAGCCTTTCATGTTCCAGCTTTTGTGGAAGAAGTTTTGGATACGTGGCTTTTACATGTAAAGGCTTATAAGAGTTTTGCAGACTGGATTGATGATGGTGGTCTTGCTATCATCACAGAGATCAGCAAAAAATACGTCGATATTCCTTCGTTCAAAGAGGATAAAAACCCTTACTTTGACTATGACGCGGTGGAACTCTTCTCGCTAAAAGGTCGAGGAACAGGTGAGTGTAGTGCAGGTATGTATGACCTTATCGAAGCCGATAAAAAGGCACTTAAAGAAGCGTTAGAGAAAGAGGAAAAAGACTATGAGTTGATTCGTCTTTTAGCCGCTCGTATGCTTTTGGTGACACGTGGCGAAGATGCGCGTGATAAAGCAGGTGTTCTCAAAGCCTTTAAAACACTTTTTGTCGATACAACACTGCTCAATGCCTACTTTGGCACGATGCTAGAGGGTGATGCGGATGAAAAATCCATCGAGCTGGCAGAAGAAGTTATCAAGCTTTACGAGACAATGGACAATACCCTGAAATTTGCGAAAGAAAAAGAGCTCGCAGCAGCGGCTACGCAGACCGAAGTAAAATCAGCCCATTTTAAAGACCTCAGCGGTGTGGCGTGCCCGATGAACTTTGTCAAAACAAAGATGGAACTCTCTAAAATCGGAAGTGGCGAAGTCTTGGAAATTTTACTCGATGATGGCGCACCGATTGACAACGTGCCAAAATCGGTGGCAAGCGAAGGACACACCGTCGAAGCGACTACCAAAGAGGGTAATGGCTGGCGTGTAAGGATCGTGAAAAAATGAGTACCTTAGGCATCGCACTCACGCCAAAACGCACACTTTTGATTGGGGCGGGCAAAGTCGCCGCACAAAAAGCGCGCGTACTGGACAGTCTTGATTTTGCGTACGAAATCGTCGCAGCATCAAAGCTCGATGCCTATTTTGAATCCAAAATCTTTACATGTAAAGCGTTTGAGGATGCTGATGCAGAGGGCTTTGAAGTGATTATTGACGCGACCGGCAATGAGCAGGTGACCAAGCGTTTGGTTGCCCTAAAACCGCTTCATCATTTTTGGCTCAATGTTGTCGACGTCCCTGAACTCTGCGATTTTTACTTTAGTGCGCTGACACGCCGTGGAGACATTCAAGTTGCCGTGAGTAGTGGAGGCAGTTCGCCAACCTTGGCGCAAGTCATTCGTAATAAGATCGAAAAAATTTTACCGCGTGATCTGACCTCACTCATCGACAGACTGAAAAACGAGCGTAAAAAACCCGATCGTGATTTGGATAAACTCAAAGAGATTGCCAAAGCAGGTGTGGGAAAAGTGTTTCTTATCGGCTGTGGAACAGGCTATGTCGGAAACCTCACACTCGATGCACTAAATGCGTTTGAACTGCTCGATGTAGCATTAGTGGATGCGTTGGTCTCGCAGGAGATTCGCGCCCTGATTCCGCTTACATGTAAAGTCGTCGATGTGAGCAAAAAGAAGGGGTTCCACTCCAAAAGTCAAGATGAAATTAACGCACTTTTGGTCGAATACGCGAAGCAAGGGTTGGTTGTTGGACGCCTAAAAGGAGGCGATCCGCTTCTGTTTGGGCGTTTGGGTGAAGAGAAGCAGGTTTTGGCTCAGCACGGCATCTCCTTTGAGGTCATTAATGGCATTACGTCAGCCCTAAGATCATGTACCGTTTCAGGCATTGTGCCAACGATTCGTGACATTTCCAAAGGGGTGACCATAGTCTCGGCACACCTTCGAGAAACGCTTTTCAACGATGATTGGGTGGGCATTTTAAAACAACCGTTACACACGGTAATCGTTTTGATGGCGCACAGTTTTGCGAAAAAAATCGAAGATGCCATTGCAAAACAAGAGATCGACCCCAACCTTCCTGCCGCGTTTGTCTCGAAGATTGACCTGCCCGATCAGATTACCATAGTGGGAACTGTGGGAAAATTGGATAAAATGGCAACACTATGTGCCACACCCGCGGTTCTCATCATTGGTGAGTGTGTCGCAAAAGAGAACATTTTACCAGCCGAAAATAGCGGCAAAATCATTTACATGTAAAGGCTAATCAGCTGTCTAAAAAAAGCACCAACGGTGCGCGGGCTCGCTGCCGAAGCGAACTCAGCGTTAGCGTAGCGTGAGAAGCTTTGCTTTGAGCGCGTGTCAAAACATAGGATTTTTTCGATAGCTGATTTACATTCAAAGAAGGATATTTTATGGGATTTACCACCAAAGCATTGCATGCCAAACCTGCACACAAAGACCAACACGGCGCAATGCGCTTCCCTATCTACCAATGTTCAGCGTTTGAGTTTGAAAAATCAGAAGACCTTGAAGCTGTTTTCAAAGGTCAAAAGATGGGGCATGTCTACACACGCTCTTCCAACCCGTCCATCGAAGAGTTTGAACTCAAAGTCAAAGCGATCAGCGGTGCTTTTGGCGTGATTGCGACCGCAACAGGAATGGCGGCGATTGCGAACGCGCTTTTTGCACTGGTTAAAAGTGGCGATAACATCATCACCACCCAGTACCTTTTTGGCAATACGCTTTCCTTGTTTCAAACACTCTTCAGTGATTTTGGCGTGGAAGTACGTTACGTGGATTTGAGCGATGTTGAGGCGATTCGTGCGAATATTGATGCTAAAACGCGTCTGCTTTTCTGTGAGAGTGTGAGCAATCCTCAACTGATTGTGCCTGATTTTAGCGCGATTAAAGCGGTGTTAAAAGAGAACAATGTACCTCTCATCGTCGATACAACGGCAACGCCTTGGAATATCTTTGATGCGAAAAAACACGGTGTCGACATTGAGATTATCTCCGCGACCAAATACATTTCGGGTGGCGGTCATGTTTTGGGCGGTTTGATCGTCGATAACGGTACCTTTAACTGGAAAAACCACGTAACGCTAGAGCCTTTTTTCAAAAAATTTGGTCCTTTTGCCTTTATGGCGCGCCTTCGTAAAGAGACCTTCCGAAATTTAGGCTCTTCGTTGACGGCGCAAAGTGCCTACTTGCTCTCCTTAGGTCTTGAAACGCTGGACTTAAGAGTGCAGAGAAGCTGTAAAAATGCCCTAGCTGTCGCAAAACATCTGCAAAGTAAAGCTGAGATTATCAGCGTTGAGTATCCGCTTTTGGAAAACTCGAACTATTTTGCCAACGCATCCAAACAGTTTAGTGGCGGTGGCGGCATTGTCAGCTTTAGCTTTAGCGATAAAGAGACAACCTATGCGTTTTTAAACCGTTTGAACATCATCAAACGAGGCACCAACGTCCAAGACAATAAATCATTGGCGATTGCAACGTACCATACGATTTACGCCGAATATTCCGATGAGCAAAAAGCCGCTTACGGGCTAACCGAGGGCATGATTCGTCTCTCTGTGGGTATTGAAGATTTGGAAGATTTACTCGCCGACATCGACCAAGCATTAGCCTAATAAAACGTTTTGAATGGATTTAACCCTTTACCTTTACATGTAAAATTCACTCAAACACGATCATTTTAAAGTAACGAAAGTAAACATGGGGTAAAATTTCATCGCGCTGGTGTAGCTCAGTTGGTAGAGCAGTTGATCCGTAATCAACAGGTCGGGGGTTCGAGCCCCTTCACCAGCTCCAGCCTCTCACAGAATTTCCCCATGTTTTGAATGCTAAACGTTTAACTCCCTTGCCTTGTTCGCTTTACATGTAAAGTAACGTTAAAAGTTTAGCCCTAAGCTCTAGGTGCCCATTTTGGGCTAACACGAAACGTAAAGACTTTTACTCTTTAGACGTCGAACCCTAAATAAAAGAGAATACATCTATGAAAATTGCACTCCTTATGAGTGGCGGAATAGATTCTAGCTACTCCGCTTATTTGCTCAAAAACCAAGGCCATGAGGTCATTGGCATCTATCTCAAACTTCACGAAGATGAGAAAAAACATGCCATTAACATCGCCAACATCGAAAAAGTCAGCCATCATTTGGGTATAGAGACCCATGTGTTAGATGCCAAAGCCCTTTTTAAAGAGCATGTCTATGACTACTTTGTACGCTCGTATGAGCAAGGACTCACTCCCAATCCGTGTGCTTTTTGTAACCCCCGAATGAAATTTGGGTTTGCCTTTGAAAAAGCGATGGAGATGGGCTGCGAAAGAATTGCCACAGGGCA
Above is a genomic segment from Sulfurospirillum halorespirans DSM 13726 containing:
- a CDS encoding Fe(3+) ABC transporter substrate-binding protein, which produces MSISSNILKAFLGLSIASSFALASEINVYSHRHYDSDKLLFEAFEKKSGIKVNVITAKAEELVSKLKIEGANSPADMLITSDIGNLYEAKEEHLLQPIVSKTLVENIPAHLRDSDNEWFGLTKRARIFVYNPEKISEKELGSYLDLSDPKFKGKLLTRSSSAAYNKSLLASIIANHGEAKALEFAKGLVANFARDPKGNDRDQIKAVASGEGDLAIVNTYYLGIMLNSKDPKDVEIAKSVKRFFPAQKAEGTHINISGAGVTKYAKNKENAIKLIEFLSSPEAQTIFAEANYEYPANPAVKASGTVATFGTFKEDTLPLAEVGKYNKKAVEIATKANWR
- the sodC gene encoding superoxide dismutase family protein — translated: MVKKLSFALMVATLPLSLFAAETKVALNLATATGVGEKIGEVTISETKYGLVFTPSIKGVPAGIHGFHVHANPSCEPLKAADGKVTPAGAAGGHFDPKATNAHKGPYSDDGHLGDLPALYADANGDITTPVLAPRLTSLDQIKEHALMLHAGGDNHSDHPAMLGGGGARVACGVIK
- a CDS encoding DUF2061 domain-containing protein: MVEHKKRSIVKAISWRTLGTVDTMLISFIVTGSPLAAVSIGAFELLTKTLLYYFHERAWNKIDFGRQKTQPEYQI
- a CDS encoding phosphoadenylyl-sulfate reductase gives rise to the protein MSQTYEIKVAEAINTLQELIGAKALKVTLAFSHQSEDAINISLAQKAGIEFDLFTLETHKLFDESLAYEKEIETFFGVAIKRFSASDEQIKALEAKVGEFGIFDNIDLRKECCHVRKLIPLAQALKGYDGWISGIRIAQSITRSDTKLVEFDGKFELLKFNPLTHFSDEDVERYMHENAIPQNALYAKGFKSIGCKPCTRAIKEGEDIRAGRWWWENPEHKECGLHLHKEK
- the cysD gene encoding sulfate adenylyltransferase subunit CysD — its product is MDHLDRLEAQSIYILREAYRSFPNLAMLWSIGKDSTVLLWLTRKAFFGHVPYPLVHIDTAFKIPEMIKYRDEIAIQWDLNLVVGQNKEALAKGETFVNGLDRLSCCKKLKSDALKNTLDGTWARRKWNPYKKVWEDELNGSPYTGVIVGVRADEEGSRSKERVFSARDEKSEWDASTQPPELWNQYKTDFAPGTHVRIHPLLEWTELNIWEYIERENIPIINLYFDQGNGKRYRSLGCFPCTAPVDSQARNPKEIIEELTSGKFKDIAERSGRAQDKDGGGTLEALRKEGYM
- a CDS encoding sulfate adenylyltransferase subunit 1, whose amino-acid sequence is MQRLNIVITGHVDHGKSTLIGRLLADTDSLPQGKLESVKKMCENNARPFEYAFLLDALADEQKQGITIDSARVFFQSKKREYIIIDAPGHIEFLKNMISGASRAEAALLLIDAKEGVAENSKRHGMLLSLLGIKQVAIVVNKMDLVNFSEIAFTKLKVEYSEYLATLGIKSDIFIPISAREGVNLIEHSASTPWYKGPTVLEILDSFKSVEEKENDDFRMPLQDVYKFTRDNDDRRIYAGTVTSGELNVGDEVVFYPSLKRSKVASIESFNTEVKTSVKESEAIGFTLETQIYVRNGDVVARADQSAPRVSNRFEANLFWLGVKPLELDKPYKIKIGSAQSTIYLEEIKRVIDGDTLDRADEPSVGRHEAACVIFRVHDLLAMELFAENQKLGRFVIVDEFDIAGGGIITEVLEQYTTRRTKSLHVNSVLVDKAGESAEFEEELFALLRKHFPHQFN
- the thiS gene encoding sulfur carrier protein ThiS, encoding MKLTINGEAKEIKDGVTLPELLIIENVEQPDMVSVQLNDEFVRQDEHKSITLKEGDEINFLYFMGGGA
- a CDS encoding HesA/MoeB/ThiF family protein, which produces MKEFSDEELERYSRHIILQDVGIEGQEKIANSKILVIGAGGLGSPVALYLAAAGVGEIGIVDGDVVDLSNLQRQVIHATADIGVPKVLSAKAKMEAINPNVKVTVYQKFLDASNILDIIKGYDFVIDGTDNFSAKFLINDACILANVPYSHGGILRFGGQTMTIKPHESACYACVFDSPPPANAIPTCSSAGILGAVAGMLGTIQAAEALKYIVGVGEPLYNRLLTFDAKTMNFRNVNFKKNPKCRVCGGEGIKEIRDYEAVVCEAKL
- a CDS encoding M67 family metallopeptidase translates to MIKIPQSVYDEIVAHALRDNPIEACGYLAGINGEVKYAIPMKNTDASNEHFSFDPQEQFDAFKKTQKEGLRLISVYHSHPETPARPSEEDIRLAFDPNVSYIIVSLAGEVPDMKSFIIKNKTVEKEEINII
- a CDS encoding sulfurtransferase TusA family protein; this translates as MSRYEIPQMVYEDLEVFKKNHAEFLAGTLDELTFKTMRVPFGVYEQRAANTFMVRIKLAGGILTPKQLLTLSDLAEKYAHEAIHITTRGGAQLHYVKIEDIIDIITTLHSIDLSGRGGGGNTVRNVMADPLAGTAKDEIFDVSPYALAMTSKMLEQKDSFALPRKFKITFSGSEADRGYATIHDVGFIAKIQDGVKGFKLFTAGGMGAKSRLGTLLRDFVPDTEVFLYSQAIKQVFDKYGNRKNKHAARLRFLFEDLGLEEFNKLLDVELKAVKAKGDWEMPITEIERDFGDTTHEPFAVPENIKKWWNRYVYAQKQEGLYGCKVPVHLGDIHFENARNLANALLPFGEDVLRFTGDQNLYIRNLTAPQMASLHDILQNFSKDVAKPTLFGDMVACTGAATCQLGIARPRGAVDAIQKRLNKLIDERDYDALQGFKIHLSGCPNSCGKHLIGDLGFFGKVQRNEGYSYPAYNVVAGSRTHGDGSVYAQKAGDVAAFHVPAFVEEVLDTWLLHVKAYKSFADWIDDGGLAIITEISKKYVDIPSFKEDKNPYFDYDAVELFSLKGRGTGECSAGMYDLIEADKKALKEALEKEEKDYELIRLLAARMLLVTRGEDARDKAGVLKAFKTLFVDTTLLNAYFGTMLEGDADEKSIELAEEVIKLYETMDNTLKFAKEKELAAAATQTEVKSAHFKDLSGVACPMNFVKTKMELSKIGSGEVLEILLDDGAPIDNVPKSVASEGHTVEATTKEGNGWRVRIVKK
- the cobA gene encoding uroporphyrinogen-III C-methyltransferase, with amino-acid sequence MSTLGIALTPKRTLLIGAGKVAAQKARVLDSLDFAYEIVAASKLDAYFESKIFTCKAFEDADAEGFEVIIDATGNEQVTKRLVALKPLHHFWLNVVDVPELCDFYFSALTRRGDIQVAVSSGGSSPTLAQVIRNKIEKILPRDLTSLIDRLKNERKKPDRDLDKLKEIAKAGVGKVFLIGCGTGYVGNLTLDALNAFELLDVALVDALVSQEIRALIPLTCKVVDVSKKKGFHSKSQDEINALLVEYAKQGLVVGRLKGGDPLLFGRLGEEKQVLAQHGISFEVINGITSALRSCTVSGIVPTIRDISKGVTIVSAHLRETLFNDDWVGILKQPLHTVIVLMAHSFAKKIEDAIAKQEIDPNLPAAFVSKIDLPDQITIVGTVGKLDKMATLCATPAVLIIGECVAKENILPAENSGKIIYM